Proteins encoded by one window of Pan troglodytes isolate AG18354 chromosome 16, NHGRI_mPanTro3-v2.0_pri, whole genome shotgun sequence:
- the LINS1 gene encoding protein Lines homolog 1 isoform X4, with the protein MKVFCEVLEELYKKVLLGATLENDSHDYIFYLNPAVSDQDCSTATSLEWANTCRIQGRHQPISVGVAPIAVAPVCLKTNSQMSGSREVMLLQLTVIKVMTTRILSVKTEFHAKEQYRDVIKILLESAKVDSKLICMFQNSDKLLSHMAAQCLALLLYFQLREKITLSNSWIAFCQKNLSECSESNKAIYCLWTLTAIIKEIFKDSCSQKTEILKQFLTHFDTIFEVFYNSLFSQHFENCRDTSKIVNILMCFLELLELLIASRIHLKLHFTCQRILFLKPSCMLEVITWPIQAFVKRKVIIFLKKCLLCKVGEDLCRGSVPALMPPDHHVAVDMLALANAVLQAVNSGLLKTLSVYEKHSFFGGDEVQPGCEHITSPDHVILRAASLVIMKSLEIKFQNCSSASEMKEQDDDMLEAAKASLGIYLTLTRGCEATESLTQGKEMWDHHTHENGYNPHCIFLFFLKNIGFDSTVLLDFLISSETCFLEYFVRYLKLLQKDWDNFFTICNNFDATESKYDTWRLSSLPKITQPVKWQS; encoded by the exons ATGAAAGTTTTCTGTGAAGTTTTAGAAGAGTTATACAAGAAGGTACTTCTTGGAGCCACACTTGAAAATGACAGCCATGATTACATCTTTTATCTCAACCCAGCAGTTTCAGATCAAGATTGCTCTACAGCCACCTCCTTAGAATGGGCAAACACCTGTCGTATCCAGGGCAGGCATCAGCCCATCTCTGTTGGTGTGGCTCCCATTGCTGTAGCACCTGTGTGTTTGAAGACCAACTCTCAGATGAGCGGTTCCAGAGAAGTAATGCTCCTTCAGTTAACAGTGATCAAAGTGATGACAACCCGGATATTGTCTGTCAAAACCGAGTTCCATGCAAAGGAGCAATACAGAGATGTAATTAAAATTCTCTTAGAATCAGCCAAAGTCGATTCTAAATTA ATCTGCATGTTCCAAAATTCAGATAAATTGTTATCTCACATGGCTGCACAGTGCCTTGCATTGCTTCTATATTTCCAATTGAGAGAAAAG ATAACCTTAAGTAATTCCTGGATTGCTTTTTGCCAGAAAAATCTTTCTGAATGCTCTGAGAGTAATAAAGCAATATACTGCCTCTGGACTCTTACagcaataataaaagaaatcttTAAAGATTCATGTTCACAGAAAACAG AAATTCTAAAGCAGTTCCTGACTCATTTCGACACCATTTTTGAAGTGTTTTACAATTCCTTATTCTCTCAGCATTTTGAAAACTGCCGGGATACTTCTAAAATAGTAAACATCCTGATGTGTTTCCTGGAGTTGCTTGAGCTTCTCATCGCCTCCAGAATCCACCTGAAGTTACATTTCACTTGCcagaggattttatttttgaaaccatCTTGCATGCTAGAAGTTATTACCTGGCCTATTCAGGCTTTTGTTAAAAGGAAGGTCATCATATTCCTCAAAAAGTGCCTTCTCTGTAAAGTGGGTGAAGACCTCTGTCGTGGATCTGTGCCTGCCTTAATGCCGCCAGACCATCATGTAGCGGTGGACATGCTGGCTTTAGCTAATGCTGTTTTGCAAGCTGTGAATTCGGGGTTGTTGAAGACACTGTCTGTTTATGAAAAACATTCCTTTTTTGGAGGCGATGAAGTTCAACCTGGATGTGAACATATCACTAGTCCAGATCATGTGATCCTTAGAGCAGCAAGCTTAGTTATAATGAAATCCTTAGAAATCAAGTTTCAGAATTGTTCTTCAGCAAGTGAAATGAAAG AACAAGACGATGACATGCTGGAGGCTGCCAAGGCATCACTGGGCATCTACTTAACACTGACCAG aGGATGTGAAGCCACTGAAAGCTTGACTCAGGGAAAAGAAATGTGGGACCATCACACACATGAAAATGGCTATAATCCTCactgtattttcttattcttcttgAAAAATATAGGATTTGATTCCACAGTTCTTCTTGACTTTTTGATTTCATCAGAAACctgttttcttgaatat
- the LINS1 gene encoding protein Lines homolog 1 isoform X3 has protein sequence MKVFCEVLEELYKKVLLGATLENDSHDYIFYLNPAVSDQDCSTATSLEWANTCRIQGRHQPISVGVAPIAVAPVCLKTNSQMSGSREVMLLQLTVIKVMTTRILSVKTEFHAKEQYRDVIKILLESAKVDSKLICMFQNSDKLLSHMAAQCLALLLYFQLREKITLSNSWIAFCQKNLSECSESNKAIYCLWTLTAIIKEIFKDSCSQKTEILKQFLTHFDTIFEVFYNSLFSQHFENCRDTSKIVNILMCFLELLELLIASRIHLKLHFTCQRILFLKPSCMLEVITWPIQAFVKRKVIIFLKKCLLCKVGEDLCRGSVPALMPPDHHVAVDMLALANAVLQAVNSGLLKTLSVYEKHSFFGGDEVQPGCEHITSPDHVILRAASLVIMKSLEIKFQNCSSASEMKVDLQRFMSELLTFLKPHLQPSLQLHNPCKWLSRVFIEQDDDMLEAAKASLGIYLTLTRGCEATESLTQGKEMWDHHTHENGYNPHCIFLFFLKNIGFDSTVLLDFLISSETCFLEYFVRYLKLLQKDWDNFFTICNNFDATESKYDTWRLSSLPKITQPVKWQS, from the exons ATGAAAGTTTTCTGTGAAGTTTTAGAAGAGTTATACAAGAAGGTACTTCTTGGAGCCACACTTGAAAATGACAGCCATGATTACATCTTTTATCTCAACCCAGCAGTTTCAGATCAAGATTGCTCTACAGCCACCTCCTTAGAATGGGCAAACACCTGTCGTATCCAGGGCAGGCATCAGCCCATCTCTGTTGGTGTGGCTCCCATTGCTGTAGCACCTGTGTGTTTGAAGACCAACTCTCAGATGAGCGGTTCCAGAGAAGTAATGCTCCTTCAGTTAACAGTGATCAAAGTGATGACAACCCGGATATTGTCTGTCAAAACCGAGTTCCATGCAAAGGAGCAATACAGAGATGTAATTAAAATTCTCTTAGAATCAGCCAAAGTCGATTCTAAATTA ATCTGCATGTTCCAAAATTCAGATAAATTGTTATCTCACATGGCTGCACAGTGCCTTGCATTGCTTCTATATTTCCAATTGAGAGAAAAG ATAACCTTAAGTAATTCCTGGATTGCTTTTTGCCAGAAAAATCTTTCTGAATGCTCTGAGAGTAATAAAGCAATATACTGCCTCTGGACTCTTACagcaataataaaagaaatcttTAAAGATTCATGTTCACAGAAAACAG AAATTCTAAAGCAGTTCCTGACTCATTTCGACACCATTTTTGAAGTGTTTTACAATTCCTTATTCTCTCAGCATTTTGAAAACTGCCGGGATACTTCTAAAATAGTAAACATCCTGATGTGTTTCCTGGAGTTGCTTGAGCTTCTCATCGCCTCCAGAATCCACCTGAAGTTACATTTCACTTGCcagaggattttatttttgaaaccatCTTGCATGCTAGAAGTTATTACCTGGCCTATTCAGGCTTTTGTTAAAAGGAAGGTCATCATATTCCTCAAAAAGTGCCTTCTCTGTAAAGTGGGTGAAGACCTCTGTCGTGGATCTGTGCCTGCCTTAATGCCGCCAGACCATCATGTAGCGGTGGACATGCTGGCTTTAGCTAATGCTGTTTTGCAAGCTGTGAATTCGGGGTTGTTGAAGACACTGTCTGTTTATGAAAAACATTCCTTTTTTGGAGGCGATGAAGTTCAACCTGGATGTGAACATATCACTAGTCCAGATCATGTGATCCTTAGAGCAGCAAGCTTAGTTATAATGAAATCCTTAGAAATCAAGTTTCAGAATTGTTCTTCAGCAAGTGAAATGAAAG ttGACTTACAGAGGTTCATGTCTGAGTTACTGACCTTCTTAAAGCCTCATCTTCAGCCCTCTCTGCAATTACACAATCCGTGCAAATGGCTGTCTCGGGTTTTCATAGAACAAGACGATGACATGCTGGAGGCTGCCAAGGCATCACTGGGCATCTACTTAACACTGACCAG aGGATGTGAAGCCACTGAAAGCTTGACTCAGGGAAAAGAAATGTGGGACCATCACACACATGAAAATGGCTATAATCCTCactgtattttcttattcttcttgAAAAATATAGGATTTGATTCCACAGTTCTTCTTGACTTTTTGATTTCATCAGAAACctgttttcttgaatat